From Acidobacteriota bacterium:
GCTCCCGTCGCGGTATCCGCCGGCTTCGAACCAGGGTCGGCCCCGCTGCAGCTGGCGGCACGCGGCCAGGATCGATCGCCCGGGAGTGATCCAGCTGTCCGTTTCGTACAACTGGAGCATGCCGGCCGCCACGCTGTCCACGTCCACGTCGCCGCACTCGAGCAGCGACTCCGCGGTCAGGATCAGGAGTTGGGTTTCATCGGTGTAGTGCCCCCGGCCCAGGGCGGCGTTGACATGCCCCTCCGGCGCGACGAGGTACGCTTCCGGGCGCTTTGGGAACAGCTCCCGCACGACCTGCGGATGCAGGAACTGGAACGGCATCCCCATGGCGTCGCCGATGGCGGCGCCAAGAAAGACCCCGCGCACGTGGTCCTGGCTAGGCGCGTCGTTCATGGGGACTCCTTGGGCGGCGTCACCTGGTAGATGGTCTCACCCGGTTTCGCGTACATCATTTTCCGTCGGATCTCGTCTTCGACCGTTGCGGGATCTTTCTGCAGCTTGTCCACCCGTTCTTTCAGCTGCTGGTTCTCCCGCTTCAGCCGGTCAACATCCTGCTGGAGCGCCTCAAAGCGGGCCTCTTTTTCGCGCAAACTCAGCCATCCCCGCCGCCCGAACAGCGACGCCACAATGAAGCCGAGGCAACACAGAATGATGGCGATGTACAGCAACTCGCGGATGACGGCGCGCTTCTTGACGGGCATGGCTCTTACACCCGCGGATCCCTTTGCTATAATCATACTGCGTCGACCCGCGGTTTGCAAGCCTGGGCGGCAACCGACGGGCCGGCTATTAGCGCGAGGAAGCCCATGACCGATGCCTGTGTGGTGCTCTGCACCGCCCCGGATCCCGCCGTCGCGGAAACCATCGCCGACCGTCTGGTGGCGGACCGGCTGGCCGCTTGCATCAACGTGCTGCCCGGAGTGGTTTCGATCTACACCTGGCAGGGTGCGCGGTGTCGCGACATCGAATGCCTGCTGGTTATCAAGACAACAGCCGCCGCCTATCCGGCGCTCGAGCGAACAATCCGGCAGATCCATCCGTACGAGGTGCCGGAGATCCTGCGGTTACACGTGGATGATGGCTGGGGCGCCTACCTGGATTGGATCAGCCGGTCGGTGGCGGTGCCGGTTGCTGGTACGGAATCTCCATCCGGATGATCCGGCGGTCCCGCTCGTCGTGAGGACGCACGCACCCGCCATGGGCCGCCGCGATGGCATGTAGCGCCCGGGCGGCAAATTCACGGCGCGGATCCACCAGCCGGGATGCGTCCAGCGGCGGCAACGCCTCCGAGGTGCCCAACCCCGACCCCTTGACCGCCGAGTCGGAAAATACGACAACCGCGCACGAGCCCGCACTGGCCAGTTCGATCCGGATTTCCCCGCCGCTTCCCTCCGCCAGCAATCGATCCCGGGCATCGAGCACGAACGTGAGCACAGCCAGAGTCAGCAGGACGGGATGGCCGGACACCACGTGCTCGACTTCTCCCGTCACGTGCAGCCGGATGCTGCGCTTGCTCAGATGATGGTCCAGCACCTTGTACACTTGCACGGCGCTTTGCTTGAGATCCATGGGCTCGAACACATCCAGATCGGTCCGGGTCAGGCTGTGGATGTTCTGGACCAGTTGATGCAACCGGCTCGTCACGTCGTTGAAATTGTGGGCGGCCTTCAGCAGGATGTCCTCACGTTGGATCGCCAGGGCCATCTGCGCATAACCGCTCAAGGAGGTCAGCGCATTGTTGAATTCGTGGATCAGCATCTGGGTGAGCTGGCTGAGGCAGAGCTGGTGGTACAGTCTGAGGAGCGGCGAACCGGAAAAATAGTCGATCGGGACTGCCTCGATGCGTTGAGTGTGCATGCGCTGACCGCGGCTTCGATATCGGACTCGGCATAATCAGTATATAATACAAGACAGATGGAACACAGCAGATTTCACCGGTCCCGGCTCTCCCGACGGGGCGTGTGGCGCGTCCGGATGGCCGTGGCTTGTGGCGGGTTGATCCTGCTGGGCATCGCCTGCCGGCAGGCGGCGCCCGGGCCGCCGGCGCCCAAGAGCGTGCCGCTGCGGGGAGGGATATGCCGGCTGGTCACACCCGTTGTCGCCACACTGGATCCGCTGTACGTCACCGACGTGTACGAAGCGACGATCATCGCCTGCCTGTTCAACGGACTGGTGCGATACGATGACGCACTGAACGTTCTACCCGACCTCGCGGAGGAGTGGCGAGTGTCGTCCGACGGACGCACCTACACATTCACCCTCCGCTCGGGAGTTCGATTCCACGACGGTTCCCCGCTGGAAATCGACGATGTTCTGCACACCTTCCGGCGCTGCCTGACCGCCGGCGGCCAGCCTGCCAGCAGCGGCGTGATCCTGGAGCGCCTCGTCGACCAGGAGTACATCGACGGCCGGCCCACCTTTCGCATCAGCGCCCGCGATGCCCGCACACTGGAAATCGTCCTGCGGCACGCCTATCCGGAATTTCTCAAAATCCTGGCCATGGACCAACTCCGCATCGTCCCCCGGCGGTATTTCCCACCGGACCGCAAAGTCGAGCAGCCGCCCTTCATCGGCACCGGTGCGTTCATGCTCGATGTGTTTCAGACCGATCGGATCGAATTGAAGCGTAACGACCATTTTCACCGATCGCCGCCTCACCTCGACCGGGTGCGCTTCACCGTGACATCCGAATATTCCAGCCGTCACAACCGCCGCCTCTTCGAGGCGGGCCAACTGGACGTCATGGACGCGTATTCAGGCACCCCAAACGACGGGTTCATGCCACAGGCGCAACGACTCATCCAGGCTCAACTGACCACTTCAATGCTGGTTTTGAACTGCCGGCGCCCCCCCACGGATGATCCATCCTTTCGCAAAGCGGTGTCGCTTGCATTCGATCGGACGGAATATCTCACGCACAGTCATCCGACGCTCAAGCCCACCGAATCCTTCCTGCCGGCGCGCATGTTCGGATTCAGTCCGCCCTCCGGACGATTTGCTTTCGACCCGTCGGCCGCCGCCATGCATTTGGAACGATCCCGCCATTCCGGCGGGGAAACGCCGACGCTGATCTACCTGGACTTCCAGCGTGAGCCGCAGTTTTTCAATCTGTTGACGGACACGGCTCGCCGGCTCGGATTTTCGCTCGCCTGCCGGGAGATCCCGTGGGCCGGTTTTCAGGAGGAAATTCGACGTGGCGACTTCAACATCACCATCATGGCCTGGACGGCCGACACCCCCATCGCCGAGCAGTACCTCGAGAGTCTGCTCCATTCCGATTCGCAACAGAACGTCGCCGGTTATCGCGATCCGGTCGTGGACGACCTCATCGACCGGCTCTACCGGGAGTCCAACCTCCATGCCAAGCTCCGGATCATCCAATCCATCGAGACCCGCCTGCAGGAAACCGTCCCCCTGATCCCGCTGGAGAGTTACGTGATGACTTATCTGCTGCAGCCCCACGTCCGGGGCGCCCGGCTGAATCCGTTCGG
This genomic window contains:
- a CDS encoding septum formation initiator family protein — its product is MPVKKRAVIRELLYIAIILCCLGFIVASLFGRRGWLSLREKEARFEALQQDVDRLKRENQQLKERVDKLQKDPATVEDEIRRKMMYAKPGETIYQVTPPKESP
- a CDS encoding divalent-cation tolerance protein CutA: MTDACVVLCTAPDPAVAETIADRLVADRLAACINVLPGVVSIYTWQGARCRDIECLLVIKTTAAAYPALERTIRQIHPYEVPEILRLHVDDGWGAYLDWISRSVAVPVAGTESPSG
- a CDS encoding HAMP domain-containing histidine kinase encodes the protein MHTQRIEAVPIDYFSGSPLLRLYHQLCLSQLTQMLIHEFNNALTSLSGYAQMALAIQREDILLKAAHNFNDVTSRLHQLVQNIHSLTRTDLDVFEPMDLKQSAVQVYKVLDHHLSKRSIRLHVTGEVEHVVSGHPVLLTLAVLTFVLDARDRLLAEGSGGEIRIELASAGSCAVVVFSDSAVKGSGLGTSEALPPLDASRLVDPRREFAARALHAIAAAHGGCVRPHDERDRRIIRMEIPYQQPAPPPTG
- a CDS encoding ABC transporter substrate-binding protein, with the protein product MAVACGGLILLGIACRQAAPGPPAPKSVPLRGGICRLVTPVVATLDPLYVTDVYEATIIACLFNGLVRYDDALNVLPDLAEEWRVSSDGRTYTFTLRSGVRFHDGSPLEIDDVLHTFRRCLTAGGQPASSGVILERLVDQEYIDGRPTFRISARDARTLEIVLRHAYPEFLKILAMDQLRIVPRRYFPPDRKVEQPPFIGTGAFMLDVFQTDRIELKRNDHFHRSPPHLDRVRFTVTSEYSSRHNRRLFEAGQLDVMDAYSGTPNDGFMPQAQRLIQAQLTTSMLVLNCRRPPTDDPSFRKAVSLAFDRTEYLTHSHPTLKPTESFLPARMFGFSPPSGRFAFDPSAAAMHLERSRHSGGETPTLIYLDFQREPQFFNLLTDTARRLGFSLACREIPWAGFQEEIRRGDFNITIMAWTADTPIAEQYLESLLHSDSQQNVAGYRDPVVDDLIDRLYRESNLHAKLRIIQSIETRLQETVPLIPLESYVMTYLLQPHVRGARLNPFGICSLNLEEIWFDPAPR